In Bombus terrestris chromosome 6, iyBomTerr1.2, whole genome shotgun sequence, a single window of DNA contains:
- the LOC100643141 gene encoding sodium-dependent phosphate transport protein 1, chloroplastic codes for MPKFRMLPRTSRIVALCSAANFINAADRVIMPIAIVPMTDEFKWDLYWQGWILSAFAFGYFTSQIIGANTASRFGCKMVLMLAVLLWSVSTVITPILAQSIPLLIICRVLLGLGEGLGLPVIFHLFAHNVPVEERSRAFGYLVAAGSVGQVVASVLCPHLLWQTGFYLFGTIGIIWTLLWLMLYDETNSQDEIPLFVPKVTQNRNLRWTEFISHWPLWALYIAHFAMNWSNYIIMQWLPTYLARNLSVNKESISFTAFPYIVNSLVGIVAGHSADNLIQKRWPVLSVRRLMTNIGLIGPGAFLLAFCAVDNLLAAVIFVSISMGLCACNSAGHLSNHADIAPNHAGITFAVSNTIATIPGILCGPLTAELVTASHGRWLPVFMLAAAINFTGAIIYQSHSSALPVL; via the exons ATGCCGAAATTCCGAATGCTTCCACGTACTTCGCGAATCGTGGCATTATGCTCCGCCGCAAATTTCATAAATGCGGCAGATCGAGTTATAATGCCTATAGCAATCGTTCCCATGACCGATGAATTTAAATGGGACTTGTACTGGCAAGGCTGGATACTTTCTGCCTTTGCCTTTGGTTATTTTACTAGTCAG aTTATTGGTGCAAATACAGCGAGTCGTTTTGGATGTAAAATGGTATTAATGCTGGCTGTTTTACTGTGGTCTGTTAGCACAGTTATAACTCCAATCTTGGCTCAATCAATTCCATTGCTCATTATTTGTCGTGTTCTCTTGGGACTTGGAGAAGGCCTGG GCCTGCCAGTTATTTTTCACCTATTTGCACACAATGTCCCTGTAGAAGAACGATCTAGAGCATTTGGATATCTTGTAGCAGCTGGCTCTGTTGGACAAGTTGTTGCATCTGTT CTGTGTCCTCATCTGTTATGGCAAAcaggattttatttatttgggACAATTGGTATCATATGGACACTTTTGTGGCTAATGTTATACGATGAAACTAATTCCCAGGATGAAATTCCATTATTTGTACCTAAG GTAACACAAAATAGAAATCTGCGTTGGACTGAATTCATTTCTCATTGGCCTTTATGGGCATTGTATATAGCACATTTTGCAATGAATTGGAGCAATTACATAATAATGCAATGGTTGCCAACTTATCTAGCTAGAAATCTTTCTGTCAATAAAGAAAGTATTAGTTTCACAGCATTTCCATATATTGTGAATTCTCTTGTTGGTATTG TTGCTGGACATAGTGCTGACAATCTAATACAGAAGAGATGGCCAGTCTTATCTGTAAGAAGATTAATGACAAACATAGGTTTGATTGGACCAGGTGCATTTTTATTAGCATTCTGTGCTGTAGACAATTTACTTGCTGCAGTAAT ttTCGTGTCAATATCTATGGGACTCTGTGCGTGTAATTCTGCAGGACATCTTAGTAATCACGCGGATATAGCACCAAATCACGCGGGAATCACTTTTGCGGTTTCTAACACTATA gCAACGATACCGGGTATTTTGTGTGGTCCGTTAACAGCTGAACTAGTGACCGCGTCACATGGTCGTTGGTTGCCTGTTTTCATGTTGGCAGCAGCAATTAATTTTACAGGGGCCATCATATACCAAAGTCATAGTTCAGCGCTTCCAGTATTGTGA
- the LOC125385243 gene encoding uncharacterized protein LOC125385243 isoform X2, which yields MTQEIDKMQKSYLDPKSNQYLHRGAMKALDPPDLSFEEKAAKVKNMLFPKENKKIVDGTLNNLSSTLKGSLSGVVSSKDIPNKEVEKRSLLSNMQSQNVKNSTKLSNNLPSNLIKRNTSANNRKNLKKINSDTEQYLSNYINEAEKFFVNKEEPKIKELEIHPEDVSDILKKLNINSVDIFDIANITGEDSPLQSVERMGSRQMQSSVQTIIDEEIGSGKVKEEGTTKISSLKEDDRLTEHNNVLNYDTSIQTNIKAIHRDNVFIEMGLHALSNNYPQNALMRVLQSEYLKKDRTLKPM from the coding sequence ATGACACAAGAGATAGATAAAATGCAAAAATCCTATTTGGATCCAAAATCAAACCAATATTTGCACCGAGGCGCAATGAAAGCCTTAGATCCTCCAGATTTATCTTTCGAAGAAAAGGCGGCGAAAGTTAAAAACATGCTGTTCCctaaagagaataaaaaaatagttgATGGAACGTTGAATAATCTATCAAGCACGTTAAAAGGTAGTTTATCAGGCGTAGTTTCATCAAAAGATATACCCAATAAAGAAGTGGAAAAGAGATCGCTTCTTTCCAATATGCAATCTCAAAATGTTAAAAACAGtacaaaattaagtaataactTGCCGTCGAATCTTATTAAGCGAAATACAAGTGCAAATAAtcggaaaaatttaaaaaagattaattcTGATACTGAACAATATTTGagcaattatattaatgaagcagaaaaattttttgttaataaagAAGAAccaaaaattaaagaattagaaATCCATCCAGAAGATGTATCAGATATACTGAAAAAGCTGAATATAAATTCTGTTGATATATTTGATATTGCTAATATCACTGGAGAAGATTCTCCATTACAGAGTGTGGAAAGAATGGGAAGTAGACAAATGCAAAGTTCTGTACAAACAATTATAGATGAAGAGATTGGAAGTGGAAAAGTAAAAGAGGAAGGAACTACAAAAATTTCGTCATTAAAGGAAGATGATCGTTTAACAGAACATAATAATGTGTTAAATTATGATACTTCCATTCAAACGAATATTAAAGCTATACATCGAGATAATGTTTTTATAGAAATGGGTTTGCACGCATTGAGTAATAATTATCCTCAAAATGCTTTGATGCGTGTTCTTCAGTCTGAATATCTAAAAAAGGATAGAACGTTAAAACCTATGTAG
- the LOC125385243 gene encoding uncharacterized protein LOC125385243 isoform X1, which produces MNFFLSLFSIKDIYFLIVFPDSLFRHTNKNSTNVRPHTTAELPKLHSRSDTLRRNSARHENITNYGKTANLPTIKRQEIGDELRLAKARNDRRKLVSKIDQEVEKVKSDWQALRSNSEWTQSKHFASDRTRKLYDTLEKMTQEIDKMQKSYLDPKSNQYLHRGAMKALDPPDLSFEEKAAKVKNMLFPKENKKIVDGTLNNLSSTLKGSLSGVVSSKDIPNKEVEKRSLLSNMQSQNVKNSTKLSNNLPSNLIKRNTSANNRKNLKKINSDTEQYLSNYINEAEKFFVNKEEPKIKELEIHPEDVSDILKKLNINSVDIFDIANITGEDSPLQSVERMGSRQMQSSVQTIIDEEIGSGKVKEEGTTKISSLKEDDRLTEHNNVLNYDTSIQTNIKAIHRDNVFIEMGLHALSNNYPQNALMRVLQSEYLKKDRTLKPM; this is translated from the exons atgaatttctttctttctctcttttcaattaaagatatatattttcttattgtgTTTCCAGATTCGCTTTTCAgacatacaaataaaaattccactAATGTTCGGCCACATACCACGGCAGAATTACCAAAATTGCATTCACGTAGCGATACCCTGCGAAGAAATTCAGCAAGACACGAAAATATAACTAATTATGGGAAAACTGCAAATTTACCTACGATAAAAAGGCAGGAAATAGGCGACGAGCTCCGATTGGCTAAAGCTCGTAACGATAGAC GAAAGCTTGTCAGCAAAATTGATCAAGAAGTTGAAAAAGTAAAGTCAGATTGGCAAGCATTACGTTCGAATAGCGAATGGACGCAAAGTAAACATTTTGCAAGTGACCGAACGAGAAAATTGTATGATACGCTAGAAAAAATGACACAAGAGATAGATAAAATGCAAAAATCCTATTTGGATCCAAAATCAAACCAATATTTGCACCGAGGCGCAATGAAAGCCTTAGATCCTCCAGATTTATCTTTCGAAGAAAAGGCGGCGAAAGTTAAAAACATGCTGTTCCctaaagagaataaaaaaatagttgATGGAACGTTGAATAATCTATCAAGCACGTTAAAAGGTAGTTTATCAGGCGTAGTTTCATCAAAAGATATACCCAATAAAGAAGTGGAAAAGAGATCGCTTCTTTCCAATATGCAATCTCAAAATGTTAAAAACAGtacaaaattaagtaataactTGCCGTCGAATCTTATTAAGCGAAATACAAGTGCAAATAAtcggaaaaatttaaaaaagattaattcTGATACTGAACAATATTTGagcaattatattaatgaagcagaaaaattttttgttaataaagAAGAAccaaaaattaaagaattagaaATCCATCCAGAAGATGTATCAGATATACTGAAAAAGCTGAATATAAATTCTGTTGATATATTTGATATTGCTAATATCACTGGAGAAGATTCTCCATTACAGAGTGTGGAAAGAATGGGAAGTAGACAAATGCAAAGTTCTGTACAAACAATTATAGATGAAGAGATTGGAAGTGGAAAAGTAAAAGAGGAAGGAACTACAAAAATTTCGTCATTAAAGGAAGATGATCGTTTAACAGAACATAATAATGTGTTAAATTATGATACTTCCATTCAAACGAATATTAAAGCTATACATCGAGATAATGTTTTTATAGAAATGGGTTTGCACGCATTGAGTAATAATTATCCTCAAAATGCTTTGATGCGTGTTCTTCAGTCTGAATATCTAAAAAAGGATAGAACGTTAAAACCTATGTAG
- the LOC100644232 gene encoding uncharacterized protein LOC100644232 translates to MTSFTMPNDNNSAQNEALFYEAHVLREILRINELMMKQASLNEEFYGNTKVSPKSCSKNCSTSTNQNNCSVEKFVDETHEIHFQMTSSVSSLQGEDVSSSTTVFKIDSKTSFKKTVSASNQFSEPVDSSRKVTSPKHSLNKGNQPFEANVEINVGLGLLDPTTQENCVGSSSEKEDKASSKRIRNVEDRAIGDTLFSDPLELVEIFSNKKGRSSENNLDTGLDINRQSCSMRVLPKEDDEEFRIVPGKNEILSKIKLNISKKEMHTIDNENVGSVKRNDNVDNISRKRYTQESDQGSDDLQKKSNETNCLINGRMEISGDLQESDGPKKDETSGHFQGKYTHENCRTDENFEKECAANNVLVSGDFREKNIHDNGLIDEDLRKGYIQENNQINEGFQKRCRQENSTAGRISKKNISENIVLKLTEDRENRIANTSRAEIGIMQMNEQNYLNEDSTSSSEKIQANRDVNLIKIFDAIEKSRIEEKIEKRNGENDIDKFEVSNDPQKYNARQSVRSKSFDLNHSSTFENDVEVLKSQKSFVERDDPNTIEDVRSLECNKDMRNIVSTEEEDSSARNEENSDDKSNNIRSIPTLSRVTKSHDLFANENCRKFLSSSSSKSTELANDATTETGEKDISIEEETSEEKHRDVVDSIPLSQNLNNTEKFRTKNGNLNASENSGFSKLPKSIVNVDSARMDVSSTFEKEAQNVKEKCQKNNLEIDSRKLDASGDNATKQFSMSLNESKASKTTLQDNESKDLKDSRNLSSSESLNHLKEKSNLRGKDADVDWSREKKPETIAEKQENQKSNDTDKDVIVDDKNLSCSETVPSSIINDKNIEERDSADFDKEITRIAINDNDHEIAMRESKRDSINNEDMNVCKMLTKIHEQLTSNWQRMERLRMKLQVSISIESVNPTAMLQLLDKTITRCKSYIHGSNDSHEAELQMANLLAKYVVEMIKIVKINRTTLEEQERRVDQMQLDLLQGHHINKKRSILNETILTSRYCVSEIFCLIESISRLVKHAISENEEKENVKRSGRCRMPRRIVNSCSINDAKQRTGTVRTRNIKSELVKKESTVETQMSVVSNSVNSLKQCKFTKRLNPGRCVEKEKHLYEAQTIVTDKKMADNYRHPEKGKLPKKTVLSTNSNQCKQSSTMSRQKQHASSNQQPVWRPGGAAKIPIFNSATTLSQKTRPAIHVREKTYPENAKTSAHKRGASVDHILVKTNLTNVEKTIDDNGKRITKMSNYIQEEKHGRVGNEFKKKPSTEVYLHKDIAPKLAIDILKTTGKRSSTSLKASPRAKLKPKTLRHPSKNFNESERTTWSIKNYANASVCDIINERITRESEILRALEEIIKAEKNEGKNVEKPTYCYKNQVQEKTNQVLERPNESTAVKEEKKINEEEPTRDIDSEQYKKSQLNEVQLKEKFLEDHQIAKNFSENLPENLSIPIMPKNVIPVPNTSVEENTKNVATNEHFEHFQSKSQLSVALATTTNCVVDINSSSVDSVKVEATKSCQTSSNAISSPDVSELKQKNEKSKENDTCQESNTLFLDNNRKQQKCDSTESKILNNPSIMKKEKTRLNSHAVSLSMLKEFLCDQGINVDLVNKAERYLKDKQKTCKGLKKKSISFADVPSYIEHNRHFEKKTILKEEHSCQEKLDKDIEEDIEKDLRKNIGKSETFINDERDLSEVPLPKTKDIATCTIINNNDAYSQTVIHCNISKCLQSTSEKDALTSIELQATGTQTEEEGRNECSMTESLNRSSPKSLGKSYVCKSVTIEHVTKLKKKDLGSKMHKDSKNSKSQNDLHKDRKNVFTKSIDTESTDIEKTNKIEKHSSKECSRVFENLLNQMREECDESLPNCRKNDAMDELRFNESKISLTSNNSSMIIKEENKEEGQSPVRIVSSGIVAALQVAVIRARNVYKALDIYKGRLSNNLKKRNKESRRKEKIRKVCKTCEEESKSVSRSSSVVKIILQKRDDSRNAVIEILKDLRKAEVASALSEICLDRHSDVNSESEEDSFESVVNLSTNTSFSEVSFRTVDLGVPKRSSSSVVLRNVGSLMEFMISKIGDVTFGRIESVTKISNTCEPEFCGDMRMEVVKVERQVSVFSTESLLILVYGMLCSVVFWCLNFTISCEVL, encoded by the exons ATGACATCGTTCACCATGCCAAATGATAACAATTCCGCGCAAAACGAAGCGTTATTCTACGAAGCACACGTACTCCGAGAAATTCTAAGGATAAACGAGTTGATGATGAAACAGGCTTCTTTAAACGAAGaattctatggtaatactaaagtTTCGCCTAAGAGTTGCAGCAAGAATTGTAGCACCTCCACGAACCAAAATAATTGTTCCGTAGAAAAATTTGTCGACGAAACACAcgaaatacattttcaaatGACATCGAGTGTCTCTTCGCTGCAAGGGGAAGATGTTTCTTCAAGTACCACCGTGTTTAAGATAGACTCAAAAACATCTTTTAAAAAGACAGTATCCGCAAGTAATCAATTTTCTGAACCCGTTGATTCTTCGAGAAAGGTCACATCTCCTAAACATTCTTTGAATAAAGGTAATCAGCCCTTCGAAGCAAACGTCGAAATTAATGTTGGATTAGGCCTTCTCGATCCAACGACGCAAGAAAACTGCGTTGGTTCTTCGTCGGAGAAAGAAGATAAAGCTTCTTCGAAAAGAATACGAAACGTAGAGGATAGAGCTATTGGAGATACGCTTTTTAGCGATCCTTTGGAATTAGTGGAAATTTTCTCGAATAAGAAAGGAAGAAGCAGTGAGAATAATTTAGATACAGGACTTGATATAAATCGGCAATCGTGTTCGATGAGAGTTCTTCCAAAGGAAGATGACGAAGAGTTTAGAATCGTACCCGGGAAAAATGAGATTCTATCGAAGATAAAGTTGAATATATCGAAGAAAGAAATGCATACGATCGATAACGAAAACGTGGGAAGCGTTAAGCGTAATGATAATGTTGATAACATTTCTCGGAAAAGATACACGCAGGAAAGTGATCAGGGCAGTGATGATCTGCAGAAGAAAAGTAATGAAACAAATTGTTTGATTAATGGAAGAATGGAAATTAGTGGAGATTTACAGGAAAGTGATGGACCAAAGAAAGATGAAACTAGTGGACATTTTCAGGGAAAATACACGCATGAAAATTGTCGAACGGATGAAAATTTCGAGAAAGAATGCGCTGCAAATAATGTTCTAGTTAGTGGAGATTTTCGAGAAAAAAACATACACGACAATGGTCTAATTGACGAAGATTTGCGGAAAGGATACATACaagaaaataatcaaatcaacgaagGTTTTCAGAAAAGATGTAGGCAAGAAAATAGTACAGCTGGTAGAATTTCCAAGAAAAATATATCAGAAAATATCGTCCTTAAATTAACCGAAGACCGAGAAAATCGTATTGCTAACACAAGTCGCGCAGAAATTGGAATAATGCAGATGAATGAACAAAATTACTTAAACGAAGATTCTACATCTTCGTCGGAAAAGATTCAAGCTAATCGCGAtgtaaatttgattaaaattttcgaCGCGATTGAAAAATCGCGTATAGAGGAAAAGATTGAGAAAAGAAACGGAGAGAATGATATCGACAAATTTGAAGTGTCTAACGATCCGCAAAAATATAACGCGAGACAGTCTGTTCGTTCGAAATCGTTCGATCTAAATCATTCGTCTACCTTCGAAAATGACGTCGAAGTGTTAAAATCACAAAAATCATTTGTCGAACGTGACGATCCTAACACCATCGAAGACGTACGTTCTTTGGAATGTAACAAAGATATGCGTAATATTGTTTCAACGGAAGAGGAGGATTCATCagcgagaaacgaagaaaatagcgatgataaatcaaataatatTCGTTCAATTCCTACTCTGTCAAGAGTGACAAAGAGTCATGATCTTTTTGCTAATGAAAACTGCCGCAAATTCTTGAGTTCCAGTTCTTCAAAATCCACCGAATTAGCAAATGATGCAACAACAGAGACCGGAGAAAAGGACATTTCAATTGAGGAAGAAACTTCCGAAGAAAAGCATCGAGACGTCGTTGATTCAATTCCTTTGTCACAGAATTTGAATAATACAGAAAAATTCCGTACGAAGAATGGCAACCTCAATGCCAGTGAAAACTCAGGTTTCTCAAAACTTCCTAAGTCTATCGTTAACGTTGACTCTGCGAGAATGGATGTTTCATCCACATTTGAGAAGGAAGCTCAAAATGTGAAGGAAAAATGTCAAAAAAATAATTTGGAGATCGATTCGCGTAAATTAGATGCATCTGGTGACAATGCGACTAAACAATTTTCCATGAGCTTGAACGAAAGCAAAGCTTCGAAAACAACGTTGCAGGATAACGAATCTAAGGATCTTAAAGATTCAAGAAATTTATCATCCTCGGAAAGCCTAAATCATTTAAAAGAGAAATCGAATCTTCGAGGAAAAGATGCGGACGTAGACTGGTCGAGAGAGAAGAAACCCGAGACAATTGCCGAAAAGCAAGAAAATCAGAAAAGCAATGATACTGATAAGGATGTAATTGTCGACGATAAAAATTTGTCGTGTAGCGAAACTGTTCCATCGTCGATAatcaacgataaaaatatagaagaacGAGATTCTGCAGATTTTGATAAGGAAATTACGAGAATCGCGATTAACGATAATGATCATGAAATAGCTATGCGAGAATCGAAACGAGATAGTATTAATAACGAGGATATGAATGTATGTAAAATGTTGACGAAGATTCACGAGCAATTGACGAGCAATTGGCAACGAATGGAACGGCTTCGGATGAAATTGCAAGTCTCGATTTCGATAGAATCTGTCAATCCGACGGCGATGTTACAATTACTGGACAAAACCATCACTAG GTGCAAGAGTTACATTCACGGTTCGAACGATAGCCACGAAGCTGAATTGCAAATGGCTAACCTACTGGCGAAATATGTTGTCGAgatgataaaaattgtaaaaattaatagaacAACTTTAGAAGAGCAAG AACGACGCGTCGACCAAATGCAATTGGATTTACTTCAAGGGcatcatattaataaaaaa AGGAGTATTCTGAACGAAACGATCTTAACTTCAAGATATTGTGTGAGcgaaatattttgtttgatCGAAAGTATTTCACGTTTGGTGAAACACGCGATATCCGAGaatgaagagaaagaaaatgttaAACGTTCAGGAAGATGTAGAATGCCACGTCGTATAGTAAACAGCTGTTCTATCAACGACGCCAA ACAAAGAACTGGTACCGTTCGGacaagaaatataaaatcagAGCTTGTGAAAAAGGAAAGCACCGTGGAGACTCAAATGTCGGTAGTTTCAAATTCCGTCAATTCTTTGAAACAGTGCAAATTCACGAAACGCTTAAACCCTGGAAGATGCGTGGAAAAAGAAAAGCATCTGTATGAAGCGCAGACAATTGTTACCGATAAAAAAATGGCCGACAATTATCGCCATCCAGAAAAAGGGAAACTACCAAAAAAGACAGTGTTGAGTACGAATTCAAATCAGTGCAAGCAATCGTCGACGATGTCTCGTCAGAAGCAGCATGCTTCCAGTAATCAACAACCAGTTTGGAGGCCAGGAGGTGCGGCCAAAATTCCTATTTTTAACAGCGCAACCACGTTGAGCCAGAAAACTCGTCCAGCGATACATGTCAGAGAAAAAACGTATCCGGAAAATGCAaa GACGTCCGCGCATAAACGAGGAGCTTCAGTGGACCATATACTTGTAAAGACGAATCTTACGAATGTCGAGAAAACTATAGACGATAACGGGAAACGAATAACGAAGATGTCCAATTACATCCA GGAAGAGAAACATGGACGAGTAGGAAATGAATTTAAGAAGAAACCGTCTACCGAGGTATATCTACACAAAGATATTGCTCCTAAACTAGCCATTGACATTTTGAAAACGACAGGCAAAAGAAGTAGCACAAGTTTGAAGGCTAGTCCTAGAGCGAAACTAAAACCGAAAACATTGCGACATCCAtcaaaaaatttcaatgaatCGGAAAGGACTACCTGGAGCATAAAAAATTACGCTAACGCGTCAGTGTgtgatattattaatgaaagaaTCACAAGAGAATCGGAGATCCTTCGAGCACTCGAAGAAATTATTAAAGCAGagaagaacgaaggaaaaaatGTTGAGAAACCAACGTACTGTTATAAAAATCAAGTTCAAGAGAAAACAAACCAAGTTCTCGAACGACCGAACGAATCGACcgcagttaaagaagaaaagaaaattaacgagGAGGAGCCTACGAGGGATATCGATTCTGAGCAATATAAAAAAAGTCAGTTAAACGAAGTACAGTTGAAGGAAAAGTTTCTAGAAGATCATCAGATAGCGAAGAACTTTTCGGAGAATCTTCCTGAAAATCTTTCCATACCAATTATGCCAAAAAATGTTATTCCTGTTCCAAATACGAGCGTTGAAGAAAATACCAAAAATGTTGCAACAAATGAACATTTCGAGCATTTTCAGTCAAAATCTCAGTTAAGCGTTGCTTTAGCAACTACTACGAATTGTGTTGTGGATATTAATTCGAGCTCAGTTGATAGTGTCAAAGTAGAAGCTACGAAATCTTGTCAAACTTCTTCCAACGCTATTTCTTCGCCAGATGTTTCAGAGCTgaaacaaaaaaatgaaaaatccaaAGAGAACGACACTTGTCAAGAGAGTAACACTCTCTTCCTCGATAATAACAGAAAGCAACAGAAATGTGATAGTACCGAGTCGAAGATCCTGAATAATCCATCGATtatgaaaaaggagaaaacgaGACTAAACTCTCATGCGGTATCATTGAGCATGTTGAAGGAATTCCTTTGTGATCAGGGTATTAACGTCGATTTGGTAAATAAAGCTGAAAGATATCTAAAGGATAAACAGAAAACTTGCAAaggtttaaaaaagaaatctatCAGCTTCGCGGATGTACCTTCTTACATAGAACATAATCgacattttgaaaaaaaaacgatTTTGAAGGAAGAACATTCTTGCCAGGAGAAATTGGACAAAGATATTGAAGAAGATATTGAGAAggatttaagaaaaaatatcgGAAAATCTGAAACTTTTATTAACGACGAGAGGGATTTAAGTGAAGTTCCTTTGCCAAAAACGAAAGACATTGCTACGTGCacaattataaacaataacGACGCCTATTCTCAGACTGTTATTCACTGTAACATATCCAAATGTTTGCAGTCCACTTCTGAGAAGGACGCTTTAACGTCGATAGAATTGCAAGCTACGGGGACGCAAACggaagaggaaggaagaaaCGAGTGTTCAATGACAGAGTCGCTTAACCGCAGTTCCCCAAAATCGTTAGGAAAGTCGTATGTTTGCAAGTCTGTAACTATCGAGCATGTAACTAAACTTAAGAAGAAAGATTTAGGATCGAAAATGCATAAAGATTCAAAAAATTCCAAATCACAAAACGATTTGCACAAAGATCGCAAAAATGTTTTTACGAAATCGATCGATACAGAGTCCACAGACATTGAAAAGACgaataaaattgagaaacatTCATCGAAAGAGTGTTCTCGagtgtttgaaaatttattaaatcagATGCGCGAGGAATGCGATGAATCTTTACCGAATTGTAGAAAGAATGACGCAATGGATGAACTGCGTTTCAACGAATCGAAAATATCATTAACATCCAACAATTCGTCTATGATAATTAAGGAGGAAAATAAAGAGGAAGGTCAGTCTCCTGTTAGAATAGTTTCCAGTGGAATAGTAGCTGCCCTTCAGGTGGCCGTCATCAGAGCTCGAAACGTGTACAAAGCCCTTGACATATATAAAGGAAGATTAAGCAACAATCtgaagaaacgaaataaagaatCGAGACGAAAAGAGAAGATACGTAAAGTTTGTAAAACGTGCGAGGAGGAATCGAAAAGCGTGTCGAGAAGCAGCAGCGTCGTCAAGATCATTTTGCAAAAAAGAGACGACAGTAGAAACGCCGTTATCGAAATATTGAAGGATCTCAGAAAAGCGGAAGTTGCATCAGCGTTAAGCGAAATATGCTTGGATCGTCATAGTGATGTCAACAGCGAATCCGAGGAAGACAGTTTTGAGTCTGTTGTTAATTTATCAACGAATACTTCCTTCAGTGAAGTCAGTTTTAGAACAGTCGACCTAGGAGTTCCGAAAAGGTCGTCCAGCAGCGTTGTTTTGAGAAACGTAGGATCTTTGATGGAATTTATGATAAGCAAGATCGGTGATGTAACGTTCGGGAGAATTGAGAGTGttacaaaaatatcaaatacatgCGAGCCAGAATTTTGCGGGGATATGAGGATGGAAGTTGTAAAAGTGGAAAGACAAGTTTCGGTATTCTCAACAGAgagtttattaattttagtttacGGCATGTTGTGCTCTGTCGTTTTCTGGTGTTTAAATTTTACCATTAGCTGCGAGGTCTTATGA